One Streptomyces sp. NBC_01237 genomic region harbors:
- a CDS encoding NCS2 family permease — MTQQSVEPRTGAEDAGPGSRVPAGRSWLDRYFHISERGSTVAREVRGGVTTFMAMAYILLLNPLILGGKDVDGNLLSQPGLITATALAAAVTTLLMGFVGKVPLALAAGLSVSGVLSSQVAPNMTWPQTMGMCVIYGVVICLLVVTGLREMIMNAIPLALKHGITMGIGLFIALIGLYKAGFVHQGKATPVSLGPAGELSGWPVLIFCVTLLLIFMLQARNIPGAILIGIVVGTVIAIAVNAIADVDAKSWSSGPPELNGSAVSAPDFSLFGHVEFGGWGDVGVMTVGMIVFTLVLAGFFDAMATIIGVGTEAKLADDKGRMPGLSKALFIDGAGGAIGGVAGGSGQTVFVESATGVGEGARTGFASVITGLFFAACLFFTPLTAIVPTEVASAALVVIGAMMMQNARHVDWGDRSVAIPVFLTVVLMPFTYTITTGVAAGVISYAAIKLAQGRAREVGAFMWGLTVIFIVYFALNPIESWLGVH, encoded by the coding sequence ATGACCCAGCAGTCAGTGGAGCCCAGGACCGGTGCGGAGGACGCGGGCCCCGGCTCGCGCGTCCCCGCCGGAAGATCTTGGCTCGACCGGTACTTCCACATATCCGAACGAGGGTCCACGGTCGCGCGTGAGGTGCGCGGCGGCGTCACGACCTTCATGGCCATGGCGTACATCCTCCTGCTCAACCCGTTGATCCTCGGCGGCAAGGACGTCGACGGCAACCTCCTCAGCCAGCCCGGACTGATCACCGCGACCGCGCTCGCGGCAGCCGTGACCACCCTCCTGATGGGTTTCGTCGGCAAGGTCCCGCTGGCCCTCGCCGCCGGACTCAGCGTCTCCGGCGTGCTGTCCTCGCAGGTCGCACCCAATATGACCTGGCCGCAGACCATGGGCATGTGTGTGATCTACGGTGTGGTGATCTGTCTCCTGGTGGTCACCGGCCTGCGCGAAATGATCATGAACGCGATCCCGCTCGCACTCAAGCACGGCATCACCATGGGGATCGGGCTCTTCATCGCCCTCATCGGCCTCTACAAGGCCGGCTTCGTCCACCAGGGCAAGGCGACCCCGGTGTCGCTCGGCCCGGCCGGTGAACTCTCCGGCTGGCCCGTCCTGATCTTCTGCGTGACCCTGCTGCTGATCTTCATGCTGCAGGCCCGCAACATCCCCGGCGCGATCCTGATCGGTATCGTCGTCGGCACCGTGATCGCCATCGCCGTCAACGCGATCGCCGACGTCGACGCCAAGTCCTGGAGCAGTGGCCCGCCGGAGCTCAACGGCAGCGCGGTCTCCGCACCCGACTTCTCGCTCTTCGGGCATGTGGAGTTCGGCGGCTGGGGCGATGTCGGAGTGATGACCGTCGGCATGATCGTCTTCACCCTGGTGCTGGCCGGCTTCTTCGACGCCATGGCCACCATCATCGGTGTCGGTACGGAGGCCAAGCTCGCCGACGACAAGGGCCGGATGCCGGGCCTGTCCAAGGCGCTGTTCATCGACGGTGCGGGCGGTGCCATCGGCGGTGTCGCCGGAGGCTCCGGCCAGACCGTGTTCGTCGAGTCGGCCACCGGTGTCGGCGAGGGGGCCCGGACCGGGTTCGCCTCCGTCATCACCGGACTCTTCTTCGCCGCCTGCCTGTTCTTCACCCCGCTCACCGCGATCGTGCCGACCGAGGTGGCCTCGGCCGCCCTCGTCGTCATCGGCGCCATGATGATGCAGAACGCCCGGCACGTGGACTGGGGCGACCGTTCCGTCGCCATCCCGGTCTTCCTCACCGTGGTCCTGATGCCCTTCACGTACACGATCACCACCGGTGTCGCCGCGGGTGTCATCTCGTACGCCGCCATCAAGCTCGCCCAGGGCCGGGCGCGCGAGGTCGGGGCGTTCATGTGGGGTCTGACGGTGATCTTCATCGTGTACTTCGCCCTCAATCCGATCGAGAGCTGGCTGGGCGTCCACTGA
- a CDS encoding XdhC/CoxI family protein: MLDIAEELHRWLGQGREFAVATVVAVGGSAPRQPGAALAVDRDGTAIGSVSGGCVEGAVYELCQQALKDGTTVREQFGYSDDDAFAVGLTCGGVIDILVTPVRADDPARPVFAAALAASAQAAAAAVARITEGPAELLGRPLLVHPDGSYEGGLGGHRALDRTAAAETRAMLDAGRTGPLTIGAEGSRCGRPVQLLVESSVPPPRMIVFGAIDFAAALVRAGSFLGYRVTVCDARPVFATRARFPDADEIVVDWPHRYLAATEVDARTVLCVLTHDAKFDVPLLTAALKLPVAYVGAMGSRRTHLERNERLREAGVTERELAALHSPIGLDLGARTPEETALSIAAEIVAVRRGGSGVPLTGAHTPIHHEGGSPLASVA; the protein is encoded by the coding sequence ATGCTGGACATCGCCGAAGAGCTGCACCGGTGGCTCGGGCAGGGACGCGAGTTCGCCGTGGCCACCGTGGTGGCGGTCGGCGGCAGTGCCCCCCGGCAGCCGGGAGCCGCACTCGCCGTCGACCGTGACGGCACGGCCATCGGGTCGGTCTCCGGCGGATGTGTGGAGGGCGCGGTGTACGAGCTGTGCCAACAGGCCCTCAAGGACGGCACAACCGTCCGGGAGCAGTTCGGCTACAGCGACGACGATGCCTTCGCGGTCGGTCTGACCTGCGGCGGCGTCATCGACATCCTGGTCACACCGGTGCGTGCGGACGACCCCGCACGCCCGGTGTTCGCGGCGGCGCTCGCGGCCTCCGCGCAGGCGGCGGCGGCCGCGGTCGCCAGGATCACCGAGGGCCCGGCCGAACTCCTCGGCCGCCCGCTCCTCGTCCACCCCGACGGGTCGTACGAGGGCGGGCTCGGCGGCCATCGTGCGCTGGACCGCACCGCGGCGGCCGAGACCCGGGCGATGCTGGACGCGGGCCGCACCGGCCCGCTCACCATCGGCGCCGAGGGCTCCCGCTGCGGCCGGCCCGTCCAACTGCTCGTAGAATCCAGCGTTCCGCCGCCCCGCATGATCGTGTTCGGGGCCATCGACTTCGCCGCCGCCCTCGTGCGGGCCGGCTCCTTCCTCGGCTACCGGGTCACCGTCTGCGACGCCCGGCCGGTCTTCGCGACCCGGGCCCGTTTCCCGGACGCCGACGAGATCGTGGTCGACTGGCCGCACCGCTACCTCGCCGCCACCGAGGTGGACGCGCGCACGGTGCTCTGTGTCCTCACCCATGACGCCAAGTTCGATGTCCCCCTGCTGACCGCGGCGTTGAAGTTGCCGGTCGCGTACGTCGGGGCGATGGGCTCGCGCCGCACCCACCTGGAGCGCAACGAACGGCTCCGCGAGGCCGGTGTCACCGAGCGCGAACTTGCCGCGCTGCACTCGCCGATCGGCCTCGACCTCGGTGCCCGTACGCCGGAGGAGACGGCCCTGTCGATCGCCGCCGAGATCGTCGCCGTCCGGCGTGGCGGCAGCGGCGTACCGCTCACCGGCGCCCACACCCCGATCCATCACGAAGGCGGCTCCCCGCTCGCCTCGGTGGCCTGA